The following nucleotide sequence is from Methylocella sp..
CGAGCATCGCTTGGAGATCAAGCTGCGCAATGACGTCAAATTCCATGATGGCAAGCCGTTCAAGGCCGAAGACGTCAAGGCGACGATCGAATATGGCGCGCTGCCCGATCGTCCGGCGCAATGGTATCCTGGCCCGACGTCTGGGCTGACCATTACCACTCCAGATGATTATTCCGTCATAATCGATACAACTAAAGGCGGCTATCCCGCAGATCTCTTCATCTTCCTCGCTTCGTTCCTGCCGATCATGTCAGCGACCGATGTCGCGGCCGGCCCGTCCGGCCCCTTGACGCAAAGGCTAAACGGAACCGGTCCTTTCCGCTTCGATGGCCAAAAGGGCAACTCGACGATTCTCAAGGCAAACGCCGCCTATTTCCAAGGCGCCCCGAAGATCTCCGAGATTCATTTCAACTTCGTCGGCGACGCAACGACCCGCATGCTCTCACTGCTGAACGGCGAGGCTTCGATCGTCGAGCGGTTGGAGCCCGAACAGGTCGAGACTCTGACCAAGAATTCGAAGATCAAGACGAGCGCCATCGTCTCCGTCGAAAACAAGTATCTGTGGTTTCGTTGCTCAAAGCCGCCGTTCAACGATCCGCTCATCAGAATGGCGGCATGCAACGCGATCGATCGCTCGGCGGTGCTTGAGCTCCTCGGTTCGGCGGGTTACGCCTCTTCAAACTTCTTCTCGCCAGTGAAGTTCGGCTATGTCGATCTCCCGAACTATCCGAAATTTGATCCAGCTGCGTGCCAGGCGCTTCTGGCGAAAGCCGGCTTCCCCAAGGGCAAGGGGCTGCCGCCGCTGGAATACATAACCTCGGTCGGTTTCTATCCGAAAACAAAGGAATATGGCGAAGTCATCACCGGCATGTTGCAGGAGCAGGGATTCCCGGTCACCTTGACCGTGCTCGAGCCGGCGGCTTGGAACGAACGTCTCTATGATCGGCCTGGCGGAGGCCCTGGTCACATGATCGATTGCGGCTGGTCGACGGGGTCGCCAGAGCCGGATCTCGTGCTCCGCACGCATTTCTATTCAACCTCGAAGCGCATCTGCGGGATCAGCGACCCGGAGATCGACGCCGTGTTGGACAAGGAGCGGAATGCGCCGACGCTCGAAATTCGGAAGAATGTTTTGCAGACCGAAACGATGCCGCTTTTGGCGCAGAAAGTCCCGGCTCTATCGCTCTTCACCTCGGTCATGATCCACGCGATGCAGAAGGATCTCGACGGCCTGTTCATCTATCCCGATGGATCGATAGATGCGTCCAAGGCCGTCTACGCCTGATGCTTCCGACCGGCGGGACTGCTCCTGGAGGCGCGTTTTGGAGATCCTAAGCTTTCTTGCGCGACGAATCACCCAAGGCCTCGTCATCGTCTTTCTGGTGTCGGCGCTGATCTTCACGTTGCTGCGAGTGGTCCCTGGCGACCCGGTCCGCCTTATGGCGGGCGGGATGGCGCCGGAAGCTTTGATCAACGAAATCGCCACAAAGATGGGACTTCGCGACCCGATTCCGGTCCAGTTCATGCGCTACATGGGCCATGTCGCGCGGGGCGATCTCGGCGAGTCCTTCGTGCGGCCGGCCAACGGGGCCTCCACCGGCGGTTCGAGCTTCGACGATTCAACGCGCGGCGAGCGGGCGAAGGTCCTCGATCTCATCGGC
It contains:
- a CDS encoding ABC transporter substrate-binding protein; protein product: MTRAGAFGASAMVLDPTFLCSLAIAQTSKPVVFLSAENITGNWDPTAHTTLSQKNVEGFVMGFLTRTPMRLDAPDKTNYELATSLKLLDEHRLEIKLRNDVKFHDGKPFKAEDVKATIEYGALPDRPAQWYPGPTSGLTITTPDDYSVIIDTTKGGYPADLFIFLASFLPIMSATDVAAGPSGPLTQRLNGTGPFRFDGQKGNSTILKANAAYFQGAPKISEIHFNFVGDATTRMLSLLNGEASIVERLEPEQVETLTKNSKIKTSAIVSVENKYLWFRCSKPPFNDPLIRMAACNAIDRSAVLELLGSAGYASSNFFSPVKFGYVDLPNYPKFDPAACQALLAKAGFPKGKGLPPLEYITSVGFYPKTKEYGEVITGMLQEQGFPVTLTVLEPAAWNERLYDRPGGGPGHMIDCGWSTGSPEPDLVLRTHFYSTSKRICGISDPEIDAVLDKERNAPTLEIRKNVLQTETMPLLAQKVPALSLFTSVMIHAMQKDLDGLFIYPDGSIDASKAVYA